A window from Telopea speciosissima isolate NSW1024214 ecotype Mountain lineage chromosome 8, Tspe_v1, whole genome shotgun sequence encodes these proteins:
- the LOC122672829 gene encoding amidase 1-like, translating to MAAVESDFGAFTEKFVLCPPSTASTQQLPLKDLTFAFKDIFDVEGHVTGNGNPDWARTHLPAVSTAPAVLAILNAGATSIGKTVMDEMAFSLFGENTYYGTPVNPCAPDRIPGGSSSGSAVVVAAKLVDFSLGTDTGGSVRAPAAFCGIYGFRPSHAIVPTSGVIPLAQSFDTVGWFARDPVILNRVGRVLQQLPNVETVQPSHVIVPDDCFQLLSIPSDRVTQVLLKSIEKLFGGQIIRHTNLGDYIKDKVPSLKHFMGEGNDQLESNIPSLVAISRAWNMLLRYEFKINHEEWISSVKPDFGPYISKQVQESLMATSENIDNFHTVRNELRAALNDLLEEFGILAIPTVPGPPLKLQTEDVTVENFGARASSLLSIASVSGFCQVNIPLGMYDNLPVAVSLLAKHGADGFLLNLVENLDSSLKEQIEIAQRMSF from the exons ATGGCGGCGGTAGAGTCGGATTTCGGAGCTTTCACGGAGAAATTCGTACTATGTCCTCCATCGACTGCTTCTACTCAACAACTCCCACTGAAAGACCTTACTTTCGCCTTCAAAGACAT ATTTGATGTTGAAGGACACGTGACTGGAAATGGTAATCCGGATTGGGCCAGGACCCACTTGCCTGCTGTTTCAACGGCTCCCGCTGTTTTAGCTATCTTGAATGCTGGTGCCACATCTATTGGAAAAACTGTCATGGATGAAATGGCCTTCAG TCTATTTGGAGAAAACACATACTATGGAACACCTGTTAATCCATGTGCACCAGATCGGATACCTGGAGGATCTTCAAGTGGATCTGCTGTAGTAGTGGCAGCGAAGCTTGTAGATTTCTCCTTAG GAACTGACACTGGAGGAAGTGTAAGAGCCCCTGCAGCATTCTGTGGAATTTATGGGTTTCGGCCTTCACATGCAATTGTTCCTACTAGTGGTGTTATTCCTTTGGCACAGAGCTTTGATACAGTTG GATGGTTTGCAAGGGATCCTGTGATCTTGAATCGAGTAGGGCGTGTTCTACAGCAATTGCCTAATGTGGAGACGGTACAACCAAGTCACGTTATTGTTCCGGATGATTGTTTCCAACTTCTGAGCATTCCCAGTGATCGTGTGACCCAGGTTCTTCTTAAGTCTATTGAAAAGTTGTTTGGAG gTCAAATTATTAGGCATACAAACCTTGGTGATTACATTAAGGATAAAGTTCCAAGTTTGAAGCATTTTATGGGTGAAGGCAATGATCAACTAGAGTCTAATATACCATCATTAGTTGCCATTTCAAGAGCCTGGAATATGCTTCTGAG GTATGAGTTCAAAATTAACCATGAAGAATGGATCAGTTCAGTTAAACCTGATTTTGGTCCGTACATATCAAAACAAGTACAGGAATCCCTTATGGCAACAAGTGAAAACATTGACAACTTTCATACGGTTAGGAATGAACTCCGTGCTGCTCTTAATGACCTGCTtgag GAATTTGGTATACTTGCTATTCCTACAGTTCCTGGGCCTCCATTGAAGTTGCAAACAGAGGATGTTACAGTTGAAAATTTTGGTGCTAGAGCATCCAGCTTGCTGTCTATCGCTAGTGTTTCTGGGTTTTGCCAG GTGAATATACCTCTGGGAATGTATGATAACCTTCCGGTGGCAGTGTCTCTATTGGCCAAGCATGGTGCAGATGGTTTTTTATTGAATCTTGTTGAGAACCTTGATAGTTCTTTGAAGGAACAGATTGAAATTGCTCAAAGAATGAGTTTCTGA